The Thermus filiformis genome contains a region encoding:
- a CDS encoding YajG family lipoprotein, with translation MKRVKASRAVWTAAGMAILLSGCNMIASLIPPIPVDNPLGLNGQSVTLTVGTVGSSGLTPQAQGTPISGNLDFTFGDVLSGVSLPLTPSQLNACYDFTVQGPVPQGAPESLTLTDVRLDLTLSDERHNPVQATITARSVTLTAQDGQYTGEGKDLCGTFSNAGELIAILRDAPEPNRLTGTFQMVADGTLPQGTTLTVTFKNGKGTIKF, from the coding sequence ATGAAAAGGGTAAAGGCGAGCAGGGCAGTTTGGACGGCGGCGGGAATGGCTATTCTTCTCTCGGGCTGCAACATGATTGCAAGCCTCATTCCCCCCATTCCCGTGGACAACCCCCTTGGCCTCAATGGGCAGTCGGTTACGCTCACCGTTGGCACCGTTGGATCTTCGGGGCTCACCCCGCAGGCCCAGGGCACCCCCATTTCCGGGAACCTGGACTTCACCTTCGGGGACGTGCTTTCGGGGGTTAGCCTCCCCCTTACCCCCAGCCAGCTGAACGCCTGCTACGACTTCACGGTCCAGGGGCCGGTCCCCCAGGGGGCTCCCGAAAGCCTGACCTTGACGGACGTGCGGCTGGACCTGACCCTCAGCGATGAGAGGCACAACCCCGTCCAGGCCACCATTACCGCAAGGAGCGTGACCCTCACCGCCCAGGACGGGCAGTACACGGGCGAGGGCAAGGATCTCTGCGGCACCTTCTCCAACGCGGGGGAGCTGATCGCCATCCTGAGGGATGCTCCCGAGCCCAACCGCCTCACCGGCACCTTCCAGATGGTGGCGGACGGGACGCTGCCCCAGGGGACCACCCTCACGGTCACCTTCAAGAACGGCAAGGGAACGATCAAGTTCTAA